The Pseudomonadota bacterium genome has a segment encoding these proteins:
- a CDS encoding ECF transporter S component — protein sequence MSFLKTLLVVGVLTALGYFGNVLSLPVAFSINFLFGSIFVIIAVSLFGPLLGGLSALIESSYTYILWNHPYAIIIFVCEALWMGFFLKRKYMNIGLIDTVYWMVIGLPLVFIFYFVVMSVGFQRTVIIFLKQSVNGIINALIVGILHLLQSLAAQQENQSYAFSGRPS from the coding sequence ATGTCTTTTCTAAAAACCTTATTAGTCGTTGGCGTATTAACCGCATTAGGTTACTTCGGCAATGTATTAAGCCTGCCGGTTGCCTTCAGCATCAATTTCCTGTTCGGCAGCATTTTCGTGATCATTGCAGTCTCTTTATTCGGCCCCTTGCTTGGGGGACTCTCGGCGTTGATCGAGTCAAGTTATACCTACATACTCTGGAATCATCCCTACGCTATTATCATTTTTGTCTGTGAAGCGCTTTGGATGGGTTTCTTTTTGAAAAGAAAGTACATGAACATCGGTCTTATCGACACAGTCTACTGGATGGTCATCGGTCTTCCCCTGGTTTTCATTTTTTATTTCGTCGTCATGTCAGTTGGCTTTCAAAGAACCGTGATCATTTTTCTGAAACAGTCCGTCAATGGGATTATAAATGCCTTGATTGTCGGCATCCTGCATCTGCTGCAAAGTCTGGCAGCACAACAAGAAAATCAGAGCTATGCCTTTTCCGGGAGACCATCATGA